The genomic window agtcaaAGAagcatgagaaaggaaaattacaggcaaatctCAATCATGAGCACagatagagaaaacaaaacaaaacaaaattgagaaaattacCCAGGAGCAGAGAAAAAAGCATATACATCATGAAAAAGTTGAATTTATCTTAGGGATACAAGAttgacaaaattagaaaatatattagtgTCTGTAACCTTATTAacagattaaagagaaaaattgattattcatagatgcagacaaagcacattggatgaaattaaaagaaaaaaatagctaatAAGGCATACAAGGGAATTTCCTTAACCTGAAAAGGAGATATACCAAAAAACTACAGCAAACATCATTCTTAATGAAGGAAGGATTTATTAACAATGACAAAAATGCAAACTAgtaccacaatgagatactattttatattcattagattggcaaaattaATGAATCTTATAATGAAAAGTGTTTGCAAGAATGGAGTAATTGTTAGAAGTAGAAATTAATGCAACCACTCTGGAACATAATTTGACATTATTGTGTAAAGTTGAACATTCCCATTCTCTATGACACAGAAATGATAATCCTAGGAATATACCCCCCAAAATTCTGGAAATGTATATCAagagacatgtacaagaatgcattatgttctatttttaaaaaatttgtaaaatgttCATTACAATAGAATTAGTAAGTAAATTGTCATATATTCTCATAATGGAATATTAAACAAAAGTACAAGTGAAGAAAATTGTACTTTATAAACAGCTATACGCAGCAATATGTAAAGATTTTAGAAACATAATACTGAGGAAAAGATACAAACAGCAAAATTATTTACACAGAATGAAACTACGTATATAAACTTTACAAATGAGCAAAATCAGACAACATTGTTTATGGTTATAGACTTCtttaataacattatttttcagaaaagcaaatgaaacataaataaaatatccaaaaaagTGATTTCTTCAGTGTGGGAGGCAGGGTAAAGGGACAGGAGATAGGAGAGTAGATGCAATGATAGGGGAGCTCACAGGTATTTGTCTTAATATGCTTTTCAACTcaaatatatgtatgcattttgTATACATGCAATATTTCATAACAAGTAGGAAATGTTTAAATTAGATCAGTGGAAAGcattttttatctttcagatatgCAAAGACACAAATTAATTATATATCCATTGTTTGCAAAGGTGGGAGCAACTAGCACTCTAACTCACTGTTGGTGATGGAATTTTAAGTCAATCATTTTCAAAAGCACTTTTGCAACATGTAATGAAGtgttacaaatatattttgacaCAGTAACTTCATTTCTATGAAGTTACCATGAGGAAGTAATCAAAGCCATGTATATATAAGGAAGTACGCCAAGAATGGTCATAGCAGAGCTGTTGAcaattaaaaattggaaataactaaATGTCAGCAATAAAGTGATATTTGAGTGAAATgagttttggttgttttttcttccttctgctatctTTATTTAACCTACAAATGTATTTTAGACTCCACCAGTTTGTTGTCCTGAATAAGTTTATTTTGACACGTGCTAAATCTACTAGATTGTCCTATTCCTGTTCATTCCCTATGATTCTGAAAGAAagagttgtttctttttccttctcagcttttatttctcaTTGCTCTTTGggcaaaaacaaataattattggcTTCCTGCTATGAGCCAGGCATCCCTCTGGGTACAAAGATCAAAAAATCATGTTTTGTATGTTATAGACGTTTTCTGTCCTgtggagagaaacaaaaaataattaatgaaacaATCTTTGAAATAGAGATAAAGTTATGAAGACATTAAACAAAGCATATGGAAGAGAACAACTGGAGTAGGAAGGCAAGAGGAAACTTCTTCAAATAGGAAGTCATTGTTGGAGTCAGTTTTCTGAAGACATTCAAGCTGAAACCTGAAGGCTGAGAAGGAGGCAGCCCTGCATATACCCAGGCAAAGTGTTCTGCAAATAGAAGGAAGGGCCAGTGTACAGGTTTCAGACCAAGAACTTAGTGTATTCAAGTAACAGAAAGTCCAAAATGGCTAAGAGCAAAACCTGGTCAATGAAGTGGGCAGGGCCAGATCTGGTCAAGCTTTGAGCACCTTGTTTAGACAATAAGATAGAATAGGTATCCATCCCTCATCGTGCTGTGGTGTCAACCTGCCCTTAGCCTCCAGAGCTTTCCACcagcttctctccttcccaggGCCGGCACTTACCTCAGAAGAGTGGTCAGCATGGATTCTCACTCAATTCCATAACATTCACAAATGCATAAATTCCCTCTACTCAGACCCTTTTGAGTCTGCCCACATtagcatatattttacttaagTACAATGATTGTTTGTCTCAGAGACCGTCACCCTTCCTATAACTGAATTGTATACTTCTAACACAATTTTATGCAATTCGTGACCCAGGATTTAGCAAACAGTGAGCATTCGATATCTTTTTTGATTAACTGAATTTCTATTTATGTTACTTTTTTGTAAGCTAGTCAGCTTGGTGACCTCTTCTAACACATTAAAAAGCGTcgtagggccagcccggtggtacaacagttaagtgtgcacgttctgcttcggcggcccagggttcaccggttcggatcccgggtggagacatggcaccgcttggcatacctggccgtggtaggtgtcccacatataaagtagaggaagatgggcatggatgttagctcagggccggtcttccttaGCGGAAAGAGGatgactggcagcagttagctcagggctagtcttcctcaaaaaaaaaaaaaaaaaacttagataaGCAAAACAAGCATCATAGAACTATGACACAGCATATAAGAAGGTAATTTGAACATGAGAGAAAAACAATATAGGAAGTAATTTGAATTGTGGCATTTTGAAGTCTCTATATTTGaggaattttatcatttaaaatactcTAGTCCAGTTGGTAAAAGAGCAAGTTCTtgataaaacactgatgaaaggagttagaaaggaaagaaataatttgtAGACAGCATGAAAGAAGGTCATCAAAACTGAGAAGTGGTTTAATACTTAATTTCAGTTTATTGAACATGCACTATAGACAAAGAATTATTTAAAGCAACTCACAGATACTAATCCAATTCCTCCTTATAACCTTATCAGGAAGGTACATTTAACCATAATGAACTGACATTTTTGTAAGTCAAAAACAGCCAAATATCAGAAATTTCAGATGGTTCAACttacttctgttttaaaaaatgactgaCTTAGGCATAAAGAGGTTAAACAATTTGTGTGTTAGTGGAAAGCAAAGCTAGGATTTGAAGTGAGGCCATCTGGCTCAAGAATTTGTGCCTGTAACCAagttactgaaaaagaaaagaatttaccTAACTCTGAGGAACGGTGCTGATTTCAGTGAAACTAGGGAAAGGGTTAACACTAGCTAGGACAGGATTATTAAATAAGTCATTGTTTTTGCCCATCCCTGGCCCTATTTTCCAAAACCCCTGACAGTATAGGAACACAGCTTTAGAAAGAACTGAGTGATCTAAAGTCTTAATTCATAGTTACTACATGCACTAGTCGAACTGCTTAAAAAGCCATAATCCAATTTTGGGCTGACGttgtgattaaaagaaaaatcaaaaataattaaaaatagctttaactctttcctttcatttattcaagggCAATATGTATCAAAGGGATAGAGATAGACAAAACCTCTTTAAAATCCCCTCtttattatctgttttctttaCACATTACTGCTGCTCCCACACATCTCACTttaaaacctcaaaaaaaaaaaaaccctgtaacaaataattacaaattttgtcacatttccaaAGCACTTTTCTTCAGATTCTGCATCACAAATTCCAAAAATCAATCTGACAAGGGAGGATCCTCCTCAGAAGTCAGAGTAGGAAAAGAGATACAAGAGGCCAGTCTAGAATCCTCCTTATCAAGGAGGGGCAAGAAAATGTGGAAACAGTTGCATATTAATACTTTTCATTCCATCACattgcaaaagaaagaagaataacaCATCCTCCTCGACTATGAGTGGAAAAGGTATTAAGTAAATCCTGGACATTGGTTATTAAGCCAGTAAGTAAAGCATCCCCGGTGCTGTGTTTCATTGAATTCGTGTCTGCAGCATGGGCAGGCAGTCTTTGAGATGCTTGTCTTTCTTGATatcaaaatcatttaaaatacctTCCTGAAACTCGACATCTGACTGAATATTCTCTTCATTGCCATCTTCATCTCTTTGTTCCTCAAAGTATAGATGGTGGGGTTCAGAAATGGGGTGATAATTACATCAAAAATGGCAAGAAATTTATCCACTGGTACTGCGGGAAATGGCCATGAGTACACAAAAACACATGGACCAAAAAATAAGACCACCACAGTGATGTGAGCTGACAGTGTAGAGAGGGCCTTGGACAAGCCATTTGCAGAATGTTTCCAAACAATGACCAAGATGAAGATATAGGAGATGATCAGAATGCAGAAAGTTCCCAGGGAGATGAAACCACTATTGGCAGTGACCATGAGACCCAATCTGTAAGTGTCTGTGCAGGCAAGCCTAATAAGTCGAGGAAGATCACAGTAAAAGCTGTCTACTTCATTGGGGCCACAGAATGGTAGGTTTACAACAAACACAAGTTGGATCAAAGAGTGGATGATTCCAATGGTCCAGGCAGCCACCAAGAGTAAAATGCAAGTTCTGAAGTTCATTATGGTCAGGTAGTGGAGAGGTCTACATATAGCAACATAACGGTCAAGGGCCATCGCAATGAGCAGAACCATCTCAGTTCCTCCAATAACATGAATAAAGAAGATCTGAACAATGCAGCCTTGGAAAGAGATtacttttctcttcttgaaaAGATCAGAAATCATCTTGGGAGCTGCAATGGAGGAAACCCACATGTCAATAAAGGAGAGGTTGGCCAGCAGGAAGTACAAGGGGGAGTTCAAGTGAGGGTCAGAGATCACTGTGAGCACAATGAGGAGGTTTCCCAAAATACCTGCGACATAGAACACAGAGAAAACTAGGAAGAGGGCTAGCTGCATCTCCAAGGAACTGGTGAGTCCCACCAACACAATCTCAGACACCACTGAATGATTTCCTCCCCCCATGGTCTCATTCACTTTGGGCTCCAAATTTGCCTAAAAGAACAGGAAGAATAATGAATTTGAATTATTGGAcgtatcagtcagggttccaTTAGAGAAGTATAACCACTAGGAGATAGTATACTCAGGGATTTACATAATCACGAAAGCTGATACAGCGGTCTCCATAAGTCTGTTGTATTTGTATCTGATGCTGTAGCTTGAAGTCCACAGGAGAGGAGCAGTCAGCAAGGAAGATGGATGTAAGATGGGGGAGGACAAAAATAAACTGGAACCCACAAGCAAGAGTCAAAGACCACAAGGACAGACTAAAACCAGTGTGAGTGCTCATTATCTCCGACTTTGATGGAAGGAGCGCACTGCAGAAGCCAGGGCCCTTCACCACAGAGCTAAACACACACCTGGCCCACGAGTCAGAGAAGCTAAAGAAGGATCCAAGGAAGGTGCGGCACTTGCAGtcccagcccctgcttcacaCCAGTGATAAAACCCAGCAGAAAAATGATAACATGTGAGCTACAAATATGGCTGCTTCCTCATGTCTGCCCTCCAAACATTACCAAAGAATCTCTCTTGCAACCCATTCCGGTTGGAAACATAACAGAAATGAGAATTCTGGGGAACGTAGCTCAATCTAAAAAAGGTGACACAATATAAAGCCAACCCACTGGCTATTTAAAAGAATgtacaaatttgaaaattaaatatcacCTCTTTTCATTTGGTCAAACATGACCACAGTGGCACTTAAATAGATTTGACAAAGATTTGACACTAGTCCTAATCTCACCCTGTCTTCCACCAACTTCCGTTGTTATTATTCAGTCAGTTTAAAATTTTGCCATAGGTTATCCTTTGACATCAGGGAGCCACTTTAAGTGAGAAATGTAAAAAGAATTTCAACAGAGTTctgggaacagaaggaaaattaatgTACTAAGTACTATGTTATCTGTCAGTAAACTGTTGTTTCTCCTATCCCACAGGGACTTCCAAATGCTACAGAGTTTGGAGACTGACCTTTCTTTCCCCCTGTTTCAGTTATTTTGAGATCTCTCTGGGACTAAAAACTGGTCTATCGACAATTTGGGTATCTCCATGATGATTTAGAACACATCAGAAATCTATTTAGTGAGACTCATTTTAGGCCGCCTCATACATATTCCAAATAGACTTCCAAATATGAAGCAAACATCAACAACTATATTGAAAGCAGTATCCACTCTGGGTAGAGTATTTTGGTTGgttgaagaaacaggaaaacataaaGCAAAGTTTCCaatccaaaagaatttaaaatcagAGGAAATAGACAAAAATTGACAGTAATACACAATGGAAAATATTGAGCCAATTTATGGTTCAGAAATTCATAGAAGCAAGCATCATCAAGAATTGCAGTGAATCATTGATTCTTAGGGAGCAGAAACTCCTACTGTAGAATTCTCTGCCTGTGGTCATCCACACTCTCCATGAACAATTTCACTGGTGGAGAACAATCTAGCTCCTGAAGCAACTCATTCTATTGGTGAAAGTCTGGGGTTATTCTGAAACTCATCCATCTCTTGAGAAGAAATCTGCTTTCTTTAACTTCTAACCGTGGGTCTCAGTCTTGTCCTTTGAAGTCATGCAGAATTAATCACATCCATCTTCAATATgcaacttttcaaatatttaaagatggcTTTCATATCTATTCAAAGTAATTCTTTTATGAGCAAAATATTTCCGTTCCATTAAAAACTCGTCAAATAATATTAGACTCAATTCACTTATAATTCCTAGTTATCTTCCTCTGGAAGAGTTAGTTTTTAAATGtggtaaaaacaaaaatggaatatTGTAGAACTATTCCGCATTTTAATTATGGACTCTTTACTGTTTTAATGATAACCTTCATTAGCTTTGGAGTACAATCACAGAACTAATGGTCACAGAAGTAAGTAATATATTAATGCATGGTAGAAATCAGAAATATAGATGTCAGCATATACATGACTAAACATGCATATTTACGTCTGTTTGTTCCTAAAAGACATATTCAAGAATGTAGTGCACTGGAGTGATTCTTAGAGCACAAAAAAACACATTGATCCCCTAGGTTTGTGATTCTGAAGAACTTTTTAGGTCTTAACATAATTTCAGGCAATAGGATTTGAGACTTAAGCAAATGTTTGTTcaagagaataagagagagaCTTTCATTTCTGACGATATAGCAGAACTATCCAAACTAATCTTCCTCTGAAAACTTAAAATTCTGGGcaaaagttataattttattaaatatatcaataaatggcaaaagaaattttaaaaacccaggcTAAAAACTCAGCAAAAGTGGGACCTCAGAGAAATAAGCAGAGCCCTGAAGCGGGCTTCACCCTTAAGGCCTTAGTCAAAATCAAGTGATTCTTAGCTTAGTTTTTCAAGGCCtaggaggaggcagggatcaAGAAGAAAAGCCCAGAGTCCAATTAAAGTGGAAATCTAATTTGGGTATCTCCTCTGATAAATCTGGCATTCCAAAATGTTTCACTTCTTTGAAAGATGAACTAGGTATAAACTCCCACCTCATGCCCCAGAACTTGCAAAGAAAATTGTATGTATTCTGAATCTTGATCTTTATCCAAGGTCTCAAACAATTTGCACAAAGTTCCAAGTGGAAAAAGACAACTCGTAAACACATcactacatacacacacaaaaagcccCTAGGAACCACGTAGAAAAcaaacaggagagagagacagagcagaAACAAACCTACAAAGTCTAAAAATATTACAAGGATCAGATGCAGAATAAAATGACTATATATAGTATGTTTAATAAACATGAATAGAGAACAAGAATATATAAGAATTAAAGAAGTAGTTTTGAAAAGTAACCAAGTAAACATtctagaaattgaaaacaaattaattaaaatttagacAGTTCTCTCAATAGAGAGAACTGACAGCATAAAAGATACAAAGATAGAATTTGTGAGTTGGAAGTTACATCTAAAGATGcaacagagagagaagaatttgaaaatataaaacagattGAGAGGCATGGAGAAGAGAGGCAAAATCTTAATATAATTCTAACTGAAGTTctggaagaaaagagacagagaaaatggggtagaaacaatatttgaagagacaatGACTGAGAACATTCcaaaatgacatttcagtcaacaatggaccacatatatggcagtggtcccataagattagtaccatatagcctaagtgtgaaATAGACTATCACATCAGGCTTGTCttagtacactctatgatgttcgcacaatgacaaaattgcctaaccaAGCATTTCCCAGTATGTATCACCATCAAGTGTTATATGActgtaaaatgttttcaaacaaaaacttaatGTATTTTCTATCAAAGAACATAACCAAAGAAGATTCTAAAGAATGTACTTCAGGCGGAAAGATAGTAATATCAGATGGAAGTTCTGAAATGAAAGGAGGAATGATGAACAAATAAGTGGCCAAATCTAAATAAAGACTTTATAAAACAACCTCATACTGTACTGtgggatttaaaaaatgagagagaggtgctggcctggtggcatagtggttaagtttggcatacttcacttcagcggcccggatttgcagttttggatcctgggtgtggaactacaccactcatcaagtgatgctgtggcagtgacctacatacaaaatagaggaagattggcgtagacattagctcagagccaatcctgctcaagcaaaaaaagattggcaaccgatgttagctcagggctaattttccccaccaaaacaaaacaaaaaaatgagagagagaataaaacacATGGCAGCAATAGGATGTCAATTGAGAGGATGGCAGATGGAGTTAAAATATGCAAGGTCCTCAAAGTCACTATGTTGCACAACTCCAGGAAGCACTGTTCACACTGACTTCTATGATAGATCTATATTAGACTTTAATAAGTTAAGTATGAATGTTATTTTCCTATTAtcataattaataaaacaaaaatagaaagtatAATTTCCAAGCTAGTAGAggataagaaaaagagaatgagaatgaataCTAAATCCAAAAAAAGACAAGATGTGAAAAGGAAACATGGAAATGATAGAACAAAATAAGATGataagaagaaatacaaagagatGAGAAATTCCCATGAGTATAAGTGGACTAATTTCTCTAGTTTAACAAAACTAGAGGAGTCatcagcttgtttttttttttttaattcagcagTATGCTATTTACACGAGACATATGTAAAacacaagaaaacagaaagatggAAACTTTGATAGTAAAAGTATGGAAAAGGCATACCAAGCAAATACTAACCAAAGAAAGATGATGTGGTTAATAATGTCATTTAAATCAACTTTCAGGCAAAAATCTTTATTAACTGTAATGATCACTTCAAAATAGAAACAACTGAATTCcgcaaaaagacagaaatattaaTTTGTAAGCACTTAATAGCATACctaaaaacatataaagaaaaaacctAGTAGGGCCACAGGAAGATACAGCCAAATCTTACATATTTGTGGAAATAGTAGGAGAGTGAACAATAGGACAAAGTGATGAAATTCATCAGTCAACATagagaaagtttgaaaacatgattAACCTAATTGAATTATATACATCCCTGCCCCCAATATatgcagaatgcacattcttttcaaacaagtagagacattaaaaatttttatcatatACTACACTCTTGTATAAGCAAATTTTAACATACAGACCACATTCCAGCCCCCGAGCCAATTGAGGTAGAACCATTAACcgaaagataactagaaaatctcCCTGTTTGAAATTTGACTATAATCAACAACGTTATGCCAATCTATTTCAAAAATTTGATAGTACGAGCACATATCTAGAAAAACATAACTTAGCCACACTCGTTGTGCTAGACATTCGAGATCCACTGTccccttctctgctctgctctggggCTGACCTTTAAACACTGTGTAAACTGGGCGCTCTGGTCTCGCAGTTGGTTGGTTTTGGTCACTGGCAGGGACTGACAAGAAAAGGGAggccaggaaaagagaaaggggtaAGGATCTTCAATTCCTGACTTACTCCCCTCCAGGCCTCAGGTTAGCCATGGCTGCATTTCTCTCCAAAAGGGCAGCCCTCTTTACCTCCATAATTTTCTTTACAGGTTCCAGGAACCACCTGGGTGCTTCACCACTTCTTACCGGCTTCCCTTAATCCTATCCTCACCTTTCTAAATAGTTTCTTCATTATTAATCATCCTAGTGCTTTACCTGAGTgtgctgttttctcttctgtctatCCTTCTCACCCACCTGTTTTCTAGCAGATCTAAAATAGCAGCATGTTCAGAAAAAACACACCTGGCATATGGAGCTATTTGAAATTCCCCCAGAGTAGAAAGAGATAGCTAATTAGAAATAAGAGGGTAGGAATAAGTGGTACAAATAGAACAGAGAAGTCCAGTATGACTTCAGTCTGTGCTGGGAATGGTCTCACAGAATAAGATTGATTTTCCCAGAACAACAtaagaggaaacagcaaatggGTCACCTAGGGGAAGAGATCCCTCATGAATAAATAAGCTTTATCAAGTTCTTTTCCTACCTCAAAGCTTGAGGTGAAGATGAAGCCCTAagattcatgaaatattttttaattgctttttaatgaagtaatttcatcttttcatctttattgcttttccatatatatacatgcaagagaaacacaaacacatacaattggatatttattttctagaCATATGCATTTTGGCAGGTTGAAAAACGTAAAACAAGTATATTCTGGGGTAT from Equus asinus isolate D_3611 breed Donkey chromosome 2, EquAss-T2T_v2, whole genome shotgun sequence includes these protein-coding regions:
- the LOC106833431 gene encoding olfactory receptor 4F3/4F16/4F29-like, with product MGGGNHSVVSEIVLVGLTSSLEMQLALFLVFSVFYVAGILGNLLIVLTVISDPHLNSPLYFLLANLSFIDMWVSSIAAPKMISDLFKKRKVISFQGCIVQIFFIHVIGGTEMVLLIAMALDRYVAICRPLHYLTIMNFRTCILLLVAAWTIGIIHSLIQLVFVVNLPFCGPNEVDSFYCDLPRLIRLACTDTYRLGLMVTANSGFISLGTFCILIISYIFILVIVWKHSANGLSKALSTLSAHITVVVLFFGPCVFVYSWPFPAVPVDKFLAIFDVIITPFLNPTIYTLRNKEMKMAMKRIFSQMSSFRKVF